In Rhodothermus marinus DSM 4252, a single genomic region encodes these proteins:
- a CDS encoding response regulator, with protein sequence MIRIALVDDEAIVRDTIAFLLETTENLTLVGSFASAREAQQSLPQCAPDVILVDIGLPDASGLTLIRALRPQLPHAEFLVLTVFDDNQHILEAIQAGASGYLLKRDLPEHLISAIRIVHQGGSWMSAGVARRALELFRHQLAPAAALQQLTPREQEVLHLLARGLSNAEIAERLYLSIETVRTHIRHIYRKLQARNRAEAVSRLLQNPPRG encoded by the coding sequence ATGATCCGTATAGCGCTGGTCGACGACGAAGCGATTGTACGTGATACCATTGCGTTCTTACTTGAAACGACCGAGAACCTCACCCTGGTCGGGAGCTTTGCCAGTGCCCGGGAAGCCCAACAATCGCTTCCACAATGTGCTCCGGATGTTATTCTGGTGGATATTGGACTGCCTGATGCCTCTGGCCTTACCCTGATTCGTGCGTTACGTCCACAATTACCGCATGCAGAATTTCTGGTGTTGACCGTCTTTGATGACAACCAGCATATTCTGGAAGCCATTCAGGCTGGCGCTTCCGGCTATCTGCTCAAACGGGATCTGCCCGAACATCTGATTTCAGCTATTCGAATTGTACATCAGGGTGGATCCTGGATGTCGGCAGGCGTTGCCCGTCGGGCTCTGGAGCTATTTCGTCATCAGCTTGCGCCAGCCGCTGCCCTACAGCAACTTACCCCACGGGAACAGGAAGTGCTCCACCTGCTGGCCAGAGGCTTATCAAATGCAGAAATCGCAGAGCGCCTATACCTCAGTATAGAAACCGTCCGCACCCACATCCGCCATATCTACCGGAAGCTACAGGCCCGTAACCGGGCCGAAGCCGTCAGCCGCCTCCTGCAAAATCCCCCTCGCGGGTGA
- a CDS encoding VWD domain-containing protein, protein MVPQYLVQYVTFRPSLTQWLHRLFLLISLSTFPVIAFGQRSTLLQKATNRLQVTIDTTSIALHIDPQLTVLIAPADQLPEDPVSSAKIGLLYLAQYDVQGNPLWLNSTLPPGWYRLQLLPNDSTLTVQLDDTRGHTLSVPASLDTTRPPSPDDAALRVGLSAYADALDFILRLDTYRLLRFSIPRTASSPPATQTDTLESLSRQALLQTLGHLRQLSAQIDTTRVLLVSTDNVVLAGAPEVDLETVTDEALQQGISFAVFIAARKYPGHPLGEAVRFEIQRIDSLQYLLRWLDIVGKTVARDTLTRQPAQRPLATALHFNATVGTPPEICLKLTDQQLCFNWPLTAEIPQNVAAVPGDGSIVLTWSAARGALSYNVYVAAEPGVTKANWMDKLEGRKLEDVTSPLVITGLRNDQTYYLVVTAVGVRGESRESAEVSATPTASPYQAEGPRSGGDLPREPIRLGPPLQGQTLIEHDGTVAIVIAPQELTMEAGEVRTLGVWIEDTEGNRFAGSPDYLDVVAVGQGWTVQWAEPGNLEVQAPSGGADIDSLLVIEVRSQLFPDSSYYAGQALVRLVQVRPDVAVIPETQLVWPVTYPLPTDEISRRRSLFAEAEWELAERPLFNPLGLMISVAVKEDSTGQYQVGQRIVSKGEGFSLGGQIEEIIAQRNGYVLLGVRLLPIEELYISYPFPDLLELAREGISPINPNTIQVIWPEELQNSLFKQDKSKQPCNVKVKVSGKLEVEAEQSGLAGQVGLGYTLKVTCKWEKSSGSVEAGFTLGISGALKLSQWDFQKDTEKLYTALVHWDYASISQLLEKVTFESELSATAQGSVSINYQLDLPTKGPTYLIPIALGTYSYQLFTYTAGLALRITLIDGILDGIKEEILGNTPEKNKTLKILSAELNASLSPSANIGKLLRLQSNAANVNISGTFSMNVIDLISYQAESDILNYYKANFKLSPFTIGPILGFVKTKSATFSPLIVEETKVLFLLGLGLRPYMTISPQGITDYGTIVNQQKGKSNLTKSRISANTGASAELVFQSELIDFVNQILEKILEKIPDNDFIANIRKITEDGKISLKDITFWEKDIGDISLAQPARVDRTQNRVSGILKGYYRWAKQIFLYQLQNNQLIKLGEASPQGNTFTVSYDPTQLDCSTPTGGLAHLISSTVIPVLNLFTIPLGYSYLGQVDLCNPEFRLEPSRLEFTGQKGDRLQKITHAIAKDADTVSVSVSDVQGPFTVTPTQATITPPDSAVTLTVQTECTEDRLGQSLTGNARVTFATNEKQIPRTLSLSLSCNDDEDDPEENPPITGNLPPARGGSWGDPHITTFDRRGYDFQGIGDYLVSRSTLPGDLFEIQVRHKPWANSNRVSVNAALAANVDGHRVEVYPDSTSNFLAIWINGQRISGTHWTQALSGGGSVVAQGTQVIISWQDGSALTVRRRDNIFDYHVLVNGFRRGHLIGLLGDADGNPNNDLRLRDGTVLENPLERDLYLTAFREDWRIPFGSEESLFSQGPDLYDPLFPDPNNLFTVEDLPEDLRSWAELICRLQGIVTETFLRACILDVAVTRDPNFALSSLGLDPNVPGVHLQPKTLFVPLGEPDRTRQLGALVTGVEDKTLFWEASEGVTINPITNNLVKVSVPDVEGVYEVRARLAADSSIQDVAYLLVKPPTYVIWTGEGDGRRMSDCANWLNNQCPGPNNDVYILVAQPVTIELDGRTVYSLVAQGPITFRGSLTLKSGGELRSEIALSASQVPASVAALVQERLSVAAKAGGAALAQAAGAAWTGGTITVEQGALQLAGEVTLGSVTLSGQLVNLGHLKISDITTYDLTLQTNSRLENRGTIEQTGDLYATASSAQLINHGRWILMGSSPDFYTNSTYTNPTFQNEGYLAYQGSGTADWYYLHFTNRDSLEVRSGTWRFDYGTLTLEGGTYIVADSAQLVRNSGTTTLRASQPSPIAGRFLLTGATTVTGDTAHFVGSGLELADVTLSGQLVNLGRLKISNITTYDLTLQTNSRLENRGTIEQTGDLYATASSAQLINHGRWILMGNNSDFYTNSTYTNPTFQNEGYLAYQGSGTADWNYLHFTNRDSLEVQGGTWRFDYGMLTLEGGTYTVASGALLVRNSGTTTLRASQPSPIAGRFLLTGATTISGDTAHFVGSGLELADVTLSGQLVNLGRLKISDITTYDLTLQTNSRLENRGTIEQTGDLYATASSAQLINHGRWILMGNNSDFYTNSTSTNPTFQNEGYLAYQGSGTADWNYLHFTNRDSLEVQGGTWRFDYGMLTLEGGTYTVASGALLVRNSGTTTLRASQPSPIAGRFLLTGATTVTGDTAHFVGSGLELADVTLSGQLVNLGRLKISNITTYDLTLQTNSRLENRGTIEQTGDLYATASSAQLINHGRWILMGNNSDFYTNSTSTNPTFQNEGYLAYQGSGTADWNYLHFTNRDSLEVRSGTWRFDYGTLTLEGGTYIVADSAQLVRNSGTTTLRASQPSPIAGRFLLTGATTVTGDTAHFVGSGLELADVTLSGQLVNLGRLKISNITTYDLTLQTNSRLENRGTIEQTGDLYATASSAQLINHGRWILMGNNSDFYTNSTSTNPTFQNEGYLAYQGSGTADWNYLNFTNRDSLEVQGGTWRFDYGMLTLEGGTYTVASGALLVRNSGTTTLRASQPSPIAGRFLLTGATTISGDTAHFVGSGLELADVTLSGQLVNLGRLKISDITTYDLTLQTNSRLENRGTIEQTGDLYATASSAQLINHGRWILMGNNPDFYTNSTYTNPTFQNEGYLAYQGSGTTDWNYLNFTNRDSLEVRSGTWRFDYGTLRLEGGTYTVASGALLQVNTSTLTLQGLLAATLDGRMVFNAGVVRTPPDTTAATDWPVLNFQGNGLEWQGGVLEGDTTLTNQGLLRITGPVGLRSHLVNTGTLAVEATFYGRAPALLENRAGARIEFRGDYHQYRDGGSSYGRMTLQNDGLLIKTAGTGTSTIDACVGGSGQIQGSFNIQCNL, encoded by the coding sequence ATGGTTCCACAGTATCTCGTGCAGTACGTGACTTTCCGGCCTTCCTTAACCCAGTGGCTACACCGACTCTTTTTGCTGATAAGCCTGAGCACCTTCCCTGTCATTGCCTTTGGGCAGCGCAGCACGCTCCTGCAGAAAGCCACCAATCGCCTGCAGGTTACCATTGATACTACGTCGATTGCACTCCACATCGATCCGCAACTGACCGTACTCATTGCACCCGCGGATCAGCTCCCCGAGGACCCCGTATCCTCTGCCAAGATTGGCCTGCTCTACCTGGCGCAGTATGACGTACAGGGAAATCCGCTATGGCTTAACTCCACGCTGCCTCCAGGATGGTATCGCCTGCAGCTTCTACCCAACGACTCCACCCTTACCGTTCAGCTCGACGATACCCGAGGGCATACCCTCAGCGTGCCCGCTTCACTGGATACCACCCGCCCGCCCAGTCCCGATGATGCAGCGCTCCGGGTAGGACTGAGCGCCTACGCCGATGCACTCGACTTTATTCTGCGCCTGGACACGTACCGCCTGTTGCGTTTTAGCATTCCGCGCACCGCCTCTTCCCCTCCGGCCACCCAGACCGACACGCTGGAATCCCTCTCACGCCAGGCGCTGCTGCAAACGCTCGGCCATCTACGTCAGCTAAGCGCTCAGATCGACACCACGCGCGTTCTACTTGTGTCTACCGACAATGTTGTGCTGGCCGGTGCCCCGGAAGTAGACCTTGAAACGGTGACCGATGAAGCGCTCCAGCAGGGCATTTCGTTTGCGGTCTTTATTGCCGCTCGTAAGTATCCAGGCCATCCTTTAGGGGAAGCTGTCCGGTTTGAAATCCAACGCATCGACAGTCTGCAGTATCTGCTGCGGTGGTTGGACATCGTCGGTAAAACCGTCGCTCGGGACACGCTAACACGCCAACCGGCTCAGCGACCGCTGGCTACCGCCCTGCACTTCAACGCAACCGTAGGCACTCCCCCGGAAATCTGTCTGAAGCTAACCGATCAGCAGCTGTGCTTCAACTGGCCGCTGACGGCTGAAATTCCCCAGAATGTGGCGGCCGTACCTGGCGATGGCTCGATCGTGCTTACCTGGTCAGCTGCACGCGGGGCCCTCTCCTACAACGTCTATGTAGCCGCCGAACCGGGCGTCACCAAGGCCAACTGGATGGACAAACTCGAAGGCCGCAAACTGGAAGATGTGACTTCCCCCCTGGTTATCACTGGCCTTCGCAATGACCAGACGTATTATCTGGTAGTAACTGCCGTCGGAGTCCGGGGCGAGTCGCGCGAGTCGGCCGAAGTATCGGCTACGCCGACGGCTTCTCCCTATCAGGCGGAAGGCCCCCGCAGTGGCGGGGATCTACCCAGAGAGCCCATCCGACTGGGTCCGCCCCTGCAGGGCCAGACACTTATCGAGCACGATGGCACTGTGGCCATCGTCATCGCTCCGCAGGAGCTGACCATGGAAGCAGGCGAGGTGCGCACACTGGGCGTGTGGATTGAAGACACCGAAGGGAACCGCTTTGCAGGAAGCCCAGACTACCTGGACGTAGTAGCTGTCGGACAGGGATGGACCGTACAATGGGCTGAGCCGGGCAACCTGGAAGTACAGGCGCCATCGGGAGGTGCTGACATAGATAGCCTGCTGGTCATTGAAGTCCGCTCACAACTCTTTCCTGATAGCTCATACTACGCCGGCCAGGCGCTGGTGCGCCTGGTTCAAGTCAGACCTGACGTAGCCGTGATCCCCGAAACACAACTTGTCTGGCCCGTCACCTATCCGCTCCCGACTGACGAAATCAGCCGGCGGCGCAGCCTTTTCGCAGAGGCCGAATGGGAGCTGGCGGAACGTCCTCTGTTTAATCCTCTCGGCCTCATGATCAGCGTGGCCGTTAAGGAAGACTCGACCGGTCAGTACCAGGTAGGCCAACGCATTGTCAGCAAAGGCGAAGGATTCAGCCTCGGCGGACAGATTGAGGAAATCATTGCCCAACGCAATGGCTATGTACTGCTGGGCGTGCGTTTATTGCCTATCGAAGAGCTGTACATAAGCTATCCCTTCCCGGACCTACTCGAACTTGCTCGTGAAGGAATTTCTCCGATTAATCCTAATACCATCCAAGTTATCTGGCCAGAAGAGTTACAAAACAGCTTGTTTAAACAGGATAAGTCTAAACAACCCTGCAACGTTAAAGTTAAGGTAAGCGGTAAGCTGGAGGTCGAGGCTGAACAATCCGGTCTTGCAGGCCAGGTAGGGCTGGGATATACCCTGAAGGTAACGTGCAAATGGGAAAAAAGTAGCGGCAGCGTTGAGGCTGGATTCACGCTTGGCATATCCGGAGCCCTGAAACTCTCCCAGTGGGATTTTCAAAAAGACACCGAAAAGCTCTACACCGCGCTCGTCCATTGGGATTATGCCTCCATATCACAACTGCTTGAAAAGGTAACATTTGAATCAGAATTGTCAGCTACTGCACAAGGAAGTGTCTCGATCAACTATCAACTTGACCTACCCACAAAAGGTCCTACTTACCTGATCCCTATCGCCCTGGGTACCTACTCTTACCAGTTGTTTACTTATACAGCTGGCCTTGCCCTCCGGATCACGCTCATTGATGGCATCCTGGATGGTATCAAAGAAGAAATTCTTGGAAATACTCCTGAAAAAAATAAAACACTTAAAATACTATCCGCAGAGCTTAACGCTTCCCTTAGTCCGTCTGCCAATATCGGCAAGCTACTTCGCCTCCAATCGAACGCAGCCAATGTAAATATTTCAGGTACCTTTTCCATGAATGTGATTGATCTGATATCCTATCAGGCCGAATCAGATATTCTGAATTATTACAAAGCCAACTTCAAGCTTTCGCCTTTTACCATCGGCCCCATTCTGGGCTTTGTCAAAACGAAAAGCGCGACCTTCTCACCCCTCATTGTTGAAGAAACCAAGGTACTATTTCTTCTTGGCTTAGGCTTGCGTCCCTACATGACAATATCGCCACAGGGAATTACCGATTATGGCACAATCGTAAACCAGCAGAAGGGAAAGTCGAACCTAACAAAAAGCCGCATCTCCGCAAATACAGGTGCCTCGGCTGAGCTGGTATTTCAGAGTGAACTTATTGATTTTGTAAATCAAATATTGGAGAAAATATTGGAGAAAATACCCGACAACGACTTTATCGCAAATATTCGAAAGATTACAGAAGATGGCAAAATTAGTTTGAAAGATATCACATTCTGGGAAAAAGATATCGGCGACATTTCACTGGCACAGCCGGCTCGGGTTGATCGCACTCAAAATCGGGTATCCGGCATCCTGAAGGGTTATTATCGATGGGCTAAACAGATCTTTCTCTACCAGCTACAGAATAATCAGTTAATCAAGCTGGGAGAGGCATCGCCGCAGGGGAATACGTTCACTGTGTCTTACGACCCGACTCAACTCGATTGCTCTACACCAACGGGAGGGCTTGCGCACCTCATCAGTTCCACAGTCATTCCTGTACTTAATCTGTTTACCATTCCCCTGGGCTACTCTTACCTGGGTCAGGTTGACCTCTGCAACCCGGAGTTCCGTCTCGAACCCTCCCGCCTTGAGTTCACGGGCCAGAAAGGCGACCGGCTCCAGAAAATCACCCACGCCATTGCCAAAGACGCCGACACGGTGAGCGTCTCGGTCTCTGATGTACAGGGACCCTTCACCGTCACGCCCACGCAGGCCACCATCACTCCGCCGGATTCGGCCGTCACGCTCACCGTCCAGACCGAATGCACCGAAGATCGCCTGGGGCAGTCCTTGACCGGCAACGCCAGAGTTACCTTTGCCACGAATGAGAAGCAGATCCCCCGCACCCTTTCGCTCTCGCTCTCCTGCAACGACGACGAAGACGATCCCGAGGAGAACCCACCCATTACGGGCAACCTTCCGCCAGCCCGCGGCGGCAGCTGGGGCGATCCGCACATTACCACCTTCGACCGCCGAGGCTATGACTTCCAGGGCATCGGCGACTACCTGGTCAGCCGTTCGACGCTGCCCGGCGACCTGTTCGAAATCCAGGTGCGCCATAAACCCTGGGCCAACAGCAACCGCGTCTCGGTCAACGCCGCGCTGGCTGCCAACGTCGATGGCCACCGCGTCGAGGTCTATCCGGACTCTACCTCCAATTTCCTGGCCATCTGGATCAACGGCCAGCGCATCAGTGGCACGCACTGGACGCAAGCGCTCAGTGGCGGTGGCAGTGTCGTCGCACAGGGCACCCAGGTGATCATCTCCTGGCAGGATGGCTCGGCGCTGACCGTGCGCCGTCGCGACAATATCTTCGACTACCATGTGCTGGTCAACGGCTTTCGCCGCGGACACCTGATCGGCCTGCTGGGCGATGCCGACGGCAACCCCAACAACGACCTGCGCCTGCGCGATGGCACCGTGCTGGAAAACCCGCTCGAACGCGACCTGTACCTGACGGCCTTCCGTGAAGACTGGCGCATTCCCTTCGGCTCCGAAGAAAGCCTCTTTAGCCAGGGACCAGACCTTTATGATCCGCTCTTTCCCGACCCCAACAACCTGTTTACCGTGGAGGACCTGCCTGAGGATCTGCGCAGTTGGGCCGAGCTGATCTGCCGCCTGCAGGGCATCGTGACCGAAACGTTCCTGCGCGCCTGCATCCTGGACGTGGCTGTTACACGTGATCCGAACTTTGCCCTCAGCTCGCTGGGGCTGGACCCGAACGTGCCAGGCGTGCACCTGCAACCCAAGACGCTGTTTGTGCCGCTGGGCGAGCCGGACCGCACGCGCCAGCTGGGCGCGCTGGTCACGGGCGTCGAGGACAAGACGCTCTTCTGGGAGGCCTCCGAAGGGGTGACGATCAACCCGATCACGAACAATCTGGTGAAGGTCTCGGTGCCGGACGTAGAAGGCGTCTACGAGGTGCGGGCGCGCCTGGCCGCCGACTCGTCGATCCAGGACGTGGCCTACCTGCTGGTCAAGCCGCCGACCTACGTGATCTGGACCGGTGAAGGGGATGGCCGCCGCATGTCGGACTGTGCCAACTGGCTGAACAACCAGTGCCCTGGCCCGAACAACGACGTCTACATTCTGGTGGCGCAGCCGGTGACGATCGAGCTGGACGGGCGCACGGTCTATTCGCTGGTGGCACAGGGGCCGATTACGTTCCGGGGGAGCCTGACGCTGAAGAGCGGCGGGGAGTTGCGTTCGGAGATTGCGTTGTCGGCTTCGCAGGTGCCGGCGTCGGTGGCGGCGCTGGTGCAGGAGAGGTTGTCGGTGGCGGCCAAGGCAGGTGGGGCGGCCCTTGCGCAGGCGGCGGGTGCTGCCTGGACGGGCGGCACGATCACCGTGGAGCAGGGCGCGCTGCAGCTTGCGGGCGAGGTGACGCTGGGTAGCGTAACGCTCAGCGGCCAGCTGGTCAACCTCGGCCACCTCAAAATCAGCGACATTACCACCTATGACCTCACACTCCAGACCAACAGCCGCCTCGAAAACCGCGGCACCATCGAACAAACCGGCGACCTCTACGCTACCGCCTCCTCGGCCCAGCTGATCAACCACGGCCGCTGGATCCTCATGGGCAGTAGCCCCGACTTCTACACCAATAGCACCTACACCAACCCCACCTTCCAAAACGAAGGCTACCTCGCCTACCAGGGCAGTGGCACCGCCGACTGGTACTACCTCCACTTCACCAACCGCGACTCGCTCGAAGTCCGCAGCGGCACCTGGCGCTTCGACTACGGCACGCTCACGCTCGAAGGCGGAACCTACATAGTCGCCGACAGCGCCCAGCTCGTCCGAAACAGCGGCACCACCACACTGCGCGCCTCGCAGCCTTCCCCCATCGCCGGACGCTTCCTCCTGACCGGAGCCACCACCGTCACTGGCGACACAGCCCACTTTGTCGGCAGTGGTCTGGAGCTCGCCGACGTAACACTCAGCGGTCAGCTGGTCAACCTCGGCCGCCTCAAAATCAGCAACATTACCACCTATGACCTCACACTCCAGACCAACAGCCGCCTCGAAAACCGCGGCACCATCGAACAAACCGGCGACCTCTACGCTACCGCCTCCTCGGCCCAGCTGATCAACCACGGCCGCTGGATCCTCATGGGCAACAACTCCGACTTCTACACCAATAGCACCTACACCAACCCCACCTTCCAAAACGAAGGCTACCTCGCCTACCAGGGCAGTGGCACCGCCGACTGGAACTACCTCCACTTCACCAACCGCGACTCGCTCGAGGTTCAGGGTGGTACCTGGCGCTTCGACTACGGCATGCTCACGCTCGAAGGCGGAACCTACACGGTCGCCAGTGGGGCCCTGCTCGTCCGAAACAGCGGCACCACCACACTGCGCGCCTCGCAGCCTTCCCCCATCGCCGGACGCTTCCTCCTGACCGGAGCCACCACCATCAGTGGCGACACAGCCCACTTTGTCGGCAGTGGTCTGGAGCTCGCCGACGTAACACTCAGCGGTCAGCTGGTCAACCTCGGCCGCCTCAAAATCAGCGACATTACCACCTATGACCTCACACTCCAGACCAACAGCCGCCTCGAAAACCGCGGCACCATCGAACAAACCGGCGACCTCTACGCTACCGCCTCCTCGGCCCAGCTGATCAACCACGGCCGCTGGATCCTCATGGGCAACAACTCCGACTTCTACACCAATAGCACCAGCACCAACCCCACCTTCCAAAACGAAGGCTACCTCGCCTACCAGGGCAGTGGCACCGCCGACTGGAACTACCTCCACTTCACCAACCGCGACTCGCTCGAGGTTCAGGGTGGTACCTGGCGCTTCGACTACGGCATGCTCACGCTCGAAGGCGGAACCTACACGGTCGCCAGTGGGGCCCTGCTCGTCCGAAACAGCGGCACCACCACACTGCGCGCCTCGCAGCCTTCCCCCATCGCCGGACGCTTCCTCCTGACCGGAGCCACCACCGTCACTGGCGACACAGCCCACTTTGTCGGCAGTGGTCTGGAGCTCGCCGACGTAACACTCAGCGGTCAGCTGGTCAACCTCGGCCGCCTCAAAATCAGCAACATTACCACCTATGACCTCACACTCCAGACCAACAGCCGCCTCGAAAACCGCGGCACCATCGAACAAACCGGCGACCTCTACGCTACCGCCTCCTCGGCCCAGCTGATCAACCACGGCCGCTGGATCCTCATGGGCAACAACTCCGACTTCTACACCAATAGCACCAGCACCAACCCCACCTTCCAAAACGAAGGCTACCTCGCCTACCAGGGCAGTGGCACCGCCGACTGGAACTACCTCCACTTCACCAACCGCGACTCGCTCGAAGTCCGCAGCGGCACCTGGCGCTTCGACTACGGCACGCTCACGCTCGAAGGCGGAACCTACATAGTCGCCGACAGCGCCCAGCTCGTCCGAAACAGCGGCACCACCACACTGCGCGCCTCGCAGCCTTCCCCCATCGCCGGACGCTTCCTCCTGACCGGAGCCACCACCGTCACTGGCGACACAGCCCACTTTGTCGGCAGTGGTCTGGAGCTCGCCGACGTAACACTCAGCGGTCAGCTGGTCAACCTCGGCCGCCTCAAAATCAGCAACATTACCACCTATGACCTCACACTCCAGACCAACAGCCGCCTCGAAAACCGCGGCACCATCGAACAAACCGGCGACCTCTACGCTACCGCCTCCTCGGCCCAGCTGATCAACCACGGCCGCTGGATCCTCATGGGCAACAACTCCGACTTCTACACCAATAGCACCAGCACCAACCCCACCTTCCAAAACGAAGGCTACCTCGCCTACCAGGGCAGTGGCACCGCCGACTGGAACTACCTCAACTTCACCAACCGCGACTCGCTCGAGGTTCAGGGTGGTACCTGGCGCTTCGACTACGGCATGCTCACGCTCGAAGGCGGAACCTACACGGTCGCCAGTGGGGCCCTGCTCGTCCGAAACAGCGGCACCACCACACTGCGCGCCTCGCAGCCTTCCCCCATCGCCGGACGCTTCCTCCTGACCGGAGCCACCACCATCAGTGGCGACACAGCCCACTTTGTCGGCAGTGGTCTGGAGCTCGCCGACGTAACACTCAGCGGTCAGCTGGTCAACCTCGGCCGCCTCAAAATCAGCGACATTACCACCTATGACCTCACACTCCAGACCAACAGCCGCCTCGAAAACCGCGGCACCATCGAACAAACCGGCGACCTCTACGCTACCGCCTCCTCGGCCCAGCTGATCAACCACGGCCGCTGGATCCTCATGGGCAACAACCCCGACTTCTACACCAATAGCACCTACACCAACCCCACCTTCCAAAACGAAGGCTACCTCGCCTACCAGGGCAGTGGCACCACCGACTGGAACTACCTCAACTTCACCAACCGCGACTCGCTCGAAGTCCGCAGCGGCACCTGGCGCTTCGACTACGGCACGCTCAGGCTCGAAGGTGGCACCTATACGGTGGCCAGTGGGGCCCTGCTCCAGGTCAATACCAGCACGCTCACGCTTCAGGGCCTGCTCGCCGCCACGCTCGATGGCCGCATGGTCTTCAACGCTGGCGTGGTGCGCACCCCGCCTGATACCACCGCCGCCACCGACTGGCCAGTCCTCAACTTCCAGGGCAACGGCCTCGAATGGCAGGGCGGCGTCCTCGAAGGCGATACCACGCTGACCAACCAGGGCCTGCTGCGCATTACCGGACCGGTCGGCCTGCGCTCGCATCTGGTCAACACCGGCACGCTGGCCGTCGAAGCCACCTTCTACGGCCGCGCGCCCGCCCTGCTGGAAAACCGCGCTGGGGCCCGGATCGAGTTCCGCGGCGACTACCACCAGTATCGCGATGGCGGCAGCAGCTACGGCCGTATGACACTGCAGAACGACGGGCTGCTCATCAAGACGGCCGGCACGGGCACCAGTACGATCGATGCCTGTGTGGGCGGCAGCGGTCAGATCCAGGGCAGCTTCAACATTCAGTGTAACCTGTAA